From Amycolatopsis sp. cg9, one genomic window encodes:
- a CDS encoding MFS transporter codes for MKGLWGNRDFRLLWTGETTSMLGSMVASTALPLVAVVTLQASTFGVALLTAVAWLPWLVIGLPAGAWVDRLPKRPVMQVCNTVSMVVFGSVPLAAAFGLLTLPYLLAAALLGGVAKVFFTLAYRAYLPVLARDHELLEANAKLQGSESATQVAGPGVAGLLAQVFGPVSGILADAVSFGVSVLCVRAIRARETVVPKPKASMRSQIAEGLRFVVRDRYLRSLMTFGAVSNLALTGYSSIQIVFLSRTLGTAPGLVGLVLALAASGGVLGAAAAGRLAARFGAARAWLLCEGFAAPMLLLGPLSEPGWGLVPFVLALFGVCAGVVAANVLVTTFRQQYCPPELFSRINSSMSIVNYGSIPVAGVLGGVLGEAIGIRETLWVAAGSLIVALPLLAPYRKLREFPVRAAARPPLARPLPK; via the coding sequence GTGAAGGGGCTCTGGGGGAACAGGGACTTCCGGCTGCTCTGGACCGGCGAGACGACCAGCATGCTCGGCAGCATGGTCGCGAGCACGGCGTTGCCGCTGGTCGCGGTGGTCACGCTGCAGGCGAGCACCTTCGGGGTCGCGCTGCTGACGGCGGTGGCCTGGCTGCCGTGGCTGGTGATCGGCCTGCCGGCCGGCGCCTGGGTCGACCGGCTGCCGAAGCGCCCGGTGATGCAGGTCTGCAACACCGTTTCGATGGTGGTGTTCGGCAGCGTGCCCCTCGCTGCCGCCTTCGGCCTGCTGACCCTGCCGTACCTGCTTGCCGCCGCCCTGCTCGGCGGCGTCGCGAAGGTCTTCTTCACCCTCGCCTACCGGGCCTACCTGCCGGTGCTGGCGCGCGACCACGAACTGCTCGAAGCCAACGCGAAGCTGCAGGGCAGCGAGTCCGCGACGCAGGTCGCCGGGCCGGGCGTGGCCGGGCTGCTGGCCCAGGTGTTCGGCCCGGTCAGCGGCATCCTGGCGGACGCGGTCAGCTTCGGCGTCTCCGTGCTGTGCGTGCGGGCGATCCGGGCGCGCGAAACCGTCGTGCCGAAGCCGAAGGCGTCGATGCGCAGCCAGATCGCCGAGGGCCTCCGGTTCGTCGTGCGCGACCGGTACCTGCGGTCGTTGATGACGTTCGGCGCCGTCTCGAACCTCGCCCTCACCGGGTACAGCTCGATCCAGATCGTCTTCCTGTCCCGCACGCTCGGCACCGCGCCCGGCCTGGTCGGGCTGGTACTGGCGCTGGCCGCGTCGGGCGGGGTGCTCGGCGCGGCCGCGGCCGGGCGGCTCGCCGCGCGCTTCGGCGCCGCGCGCGCGTGGCTGCTGTGCGAGGGCTTCGCCGCGCCGATGCTGCTGCTCGGGCCGCTGAGCGAGCCGGGCTGGGGCCTGGTGCCGTTCGTGCTCGCGTTGTTCGGGGTCTGCGCCGGTGTCGTCGCCGCGAACGTGCTGGTCACGACGTTCCGGCAGCAGTACTGCCCGCCGGAGCTGTTCAGCCGGATCAACTCGAGCATGTCGATCGTCAACTACGGCTCGATCCCGGTGGCCGGCGTCCTCGGCGGCGTGCTGGGCGAAGCGATCGGCATCCGCGAGACGCTCTGGGTGGCCGCGGGCTCGCTGATCGTCGCGTTGCCGCTGCTCGCGCCGTACCGGAAGCTGCGCGAGTTCCCGGTCAGAGCAGCAGCACGTCCACCTCTTGCCCGACCGCTGCCGAAGTGA
- a CDS encoding helix-turn-helix domain-containing protein, whose translation MSDDIREIRDSKVLAAMSHQLRRRLLELLRLDGPATASMLAGKTGQAVGNVSHHMKVLAAAKLVEEAPELARDQRERWWKRSAKTLRWAAADFPGDPVAEAAEVLVLDHQVAVAREWIANRESYPEEWRGAPFSIDTWVRLSRAELDELNERIFLLISEFENRTEPGDAVERRPVFFAARASLGKP comes from the coding sequence ATGAGCGACGACATCCGGGAGATCCGGGATTCGAAGGTGCTGGCGGCCATGTCGCACCAGCTGCGCCGCCGGCTCCTGGAGCTGCTCCGCCTCGACGGCCCCGCGACCGCGTCGATGCTGGCCGGGAAGACCGGGCAGGCGGTCGGCAACGTAAGCCACCACATGAAGGTCCTGGCCGCGGCGAAGCTGGTCGAGGAGGCCCCGGAACTGGCCCGCGACCAGCGGGAGCGGTGGTGGAAGCGCAGTGCGAAGACCCTGCGGTGGGCCGCGGCCGACTTCCCCGGCGACCCGGTCGCCGAGGCCGCCGAAGTCCTCGTGCTCGACCACCAGGTGGCGGTCGCCCGCGAATGGATCGCCAACCGGGAGAGCTACCCCGAAGAGTGGCGTGGCGCGCCGTTCAGCATCGACACGTGGGTGCGGCTCTCGCGCGCGGAGCTCGACGAGCTGAACGAGCGGATCTTCCTCCTGATCAGCGAGTTCGAGAACCGCACCGAACCCGGTGACGCCGTCGAGCGCCGGCCGGTCTTCTTCGCCGCACGGGCGTCGCTGGGCAAGCCGTGA
- a CDS encoding GlsB/YeaQ/YmgE family stress response membrane protein produces MGFVAWVIFGAIVGWAANLVVGGRARRRQGCLVSVLVGVVGAALGGLAYRLATGQEKTFDFDFPSFGVAVLGAVVLLAILRLVSGLGRRPSDRW; encoded by the coding sequence ATGGGTTTCGTCGCGTGGGTGATCTTCGGTGCGATCGTCGGCTGGGCCGCGAACCTGGTCGTCGGCGGCCGGGCGCGGCGCCGGCAGGGCTGCCTGGTCAGCGTGCTCGTCGGCGTGGTCGGCGCGGCGCTGGGCGGGCTGGCCTACCGGCTCGCGACCGGCCAGGAGAAGACGTTCGACTTCGACTTCCCCAGCTTCGGCGTGGCCGTCCTCGGCGCCGTCGTGCTGCTGGCGATCCTGCGGCTCGTGAGCGGGCTCGGCCGTCGTCCGAGTGACCGTTGGTAA